A region of Sesamum indicum cultivar Zhongzhi No. 13 linkage group LG7, S_indicum_v1.0, whole genome shotgun sequence DNA encodes the following proteins:
- the LOC105166772 gene encoding auxin-responsive protein SAUR32-like, whose product MGSGDKSGHLNFHLHMPHVHFHHHHHGGGGRRETRGIPKGCVAITVGQGAEQQRFVIPVIYVNHPLFTQLLKEAEEEYGFDQKGPINIPCHVEEFRQVRGMIDKETTTSHHHHHHDHPHHYPFMCFKA is encoded by the coding sequence ATGGGAAGCGGAGATAAGAGCGGTCACCTGAATTTCCATCTGCATATGCCGCACGTTCAtttccaccaccaccaccacggCGGCGGAGGAAGGCGGGAGACGAGGGGTATTCCGAAGGGATGCGTGGCGATAACGGTGGGGCAAGGGGCGGAGCAGCAGCGGTTTGTGATTCCGGTGATTTACGTGAACCACCCGCTGTTCACGCAACTGCTGAAGGAGGCGGAGGAAGAGTACGGTTTCGATCAGAAGGGTCCGATCAATATTCCGTGCCATGTGGAGGAGTTTCGTCAGGTGAGAGGTATGATTGACAAGGAAACGACGACGTCCCatcatcaccaccaccacgACCACCCTCATCACTACCCGTTCATGTGCTTCAAAGCTTAG